Proteins from a genomic interval of Caulobacter sp. NIBR1757:
- the gluQRS gene encoding tRNA glutamyl-Q(34) synthetase GluQRS: protein MAQPFVTRFAPSPTGYLHRGHAYSALTAFEAAKAASGRFLLRLEDIDATRCRPEYEAALLEDIAWLGLTWETPVRRQSDHLADYDAALQRLRDAGLAYRCFKTRKEIAEAAQSAPHGLPVPYTSAPLPAAEEAERLAAGQAFAWRLSLAAARQHLGGFDITFTESGETRPADPTAAGDIVLARKDVGVAYHLAVVVDDALQGVTHVIRGRDLYEATPVQRLLQTLLALPAPTYRHHPLLVGPDGRRYAKRDHAQTLREIRGSGVTAEDLRRELGFT from the coding sequence GTGGCCCAACCTTTCGTCACCCGCTTCGCCCCCTCGCCCACCGGCTATCTCCACCGGGGCCACGCTTATTCCGCGCTGACCGCCTTCGAAGCCGCCAAGGCCGCCTCCGGCCGCTTCCTTCTGCGTCTCGAGGACATCGACGCCACTCGCTGCCGGCCGGAATACGAAGCCGCCCTCCTCGAGGATATCGCCTGGCTGGGCCTGACCTGGGAAACGCCGGTCCGCCGCCAGTCCGACCATCTCGCCGACTACGACGCCGCCCTGCAGCGCCTGCGGGACGCCGGCCTCGCCTATCGCTGCTTCAAGACCCGCAAGGAGATCGCGGAGGCCGCCCAGTCGGCGCCCCACGGCCTGCCCGTCCCCTACACCAGCGCCCCGCTGCCGGCCGCCGAGGAGGCTGAACGCCTCGCCGCCGGCCAGGCCTTCGCCTGGCGCCTGTCCCTCGCCGCCGCCCGCCAGCATCTGGGGGGCTTCGACATCACCTTCACGGAGTCCGGAGAGACTCGCCCCGCTGACCCCACAGCGGCCGGCGACATCGTCCTCGCCCGCAAGGATGTCGGCGTGGCCTACCATCTCGCCGTCGTCGTCGATGACGCCCTGCAGGGTGTCACCCACGTCATCCGCGGCCGGGACCTCTACGAGGCCACCCCCGTCCAGCGCCTCCTGCAGACCCTCCTCGCCCTCCCCGCTCCGACCTACCGGCACCATCCCCTGCTGGTCGGACCCGACGGCAGGCGCTACGCCAAGCGTGATCACGCTCAGACCCTTCGGGAGATTCGCGGATCCGGCGTCACCGCCGAGGACCTGCGCCGGGAGCTGGGATTTACGTGA
- a CDS encoding CBS domain-containing protein — MLISDVMTANPQVAKPSDTVADIARRMNDIETGAMPVVEDGQIKGIITDRDIVLRVVGEQRSFDTKVSEVMTTEVQTCREDASIADVIFQMQDKQIRRILIVDEKQNLTGIVSLGDVAQEASARKAGAILEEISDAPANN; from the coding sequence ATGCTGATTTCCGACGTCATGACCGCCAACCCGCAGGTCGCCAAGCCCTCGGACACCGTCGCCGACATCGCCCGGCGCATGAACGACATCGAGACCGGCGCCATGCCCGTCGTCGAGGACGGCCAGATCAAGGGCATCATCACCGACCGCGACATCGTATTGCGCGTGGTCGGCGAGCAGCGCAGCTTCGACACCAAGGTGTCCGAGGTGATGACCACCGAGGTCCAGACCTGCCGCGAGGACGCCAGCATCGCCGACGTCATCTTCCAGATGCAGGACAAGCAGATCCGCCGCATCCTCATCGTCGACGAAAAGCAGAACCTGACCGGCATCGTCTCCCTCGGCGACGTCGCCCAGGAAGCCTCGGCCCGCAAGGCCGGCGCCATCCTCGAAGAAATCTCCGACGCGCCGGCCAACAACTAG
- a CDS encoding HNH endonuclease, producing the protein MMEISSHAPSGWPALVLNADYRPLSYYPLSVWPWQDVIKAVFLDRVDVVSTYDQVIRSPSFEMRLPSVVSLKQFVSQDRPPAFTRFNLFLRDAFTCQYCTSTMDLTFDHVLPRSRGGRTTWENIVTACAPCNLAKGGRTPREAHMHPHRAPRRPSMHELQERGRRFPPGHLHESWLDYLYWDIELEA; encoded by the coding sequence GTGATGGAGATTTCATCCCACGCGCCGTCAGGCTGGCCCGCCCTCGTGCTGAACGCCGACTACCGGCCGCTCAGCTATTATCCGCTGTCCGTCTGGCCCTGGCAGGACGTGATCAAGGCGGTGTTTCTCGACCGTGTCGATGTCGTCTCGACCTACGACCAGGTGATCCGCAGCCCCTCGTTCGAGATGCGGCTGCCCAGCGTGGTCAGCCTGAAACAGTTCGTCAGCCAGGACCGGCCGCCGGCCTTCACGCGGTTCAACCTGTTCCTGCGCGACGCCTTCACCTGCCAGTACTGCACCTCGACCATGGACCTGACGTTCGACCATGTGCTGCCGCGCTCGCGGGGCGGACGGACGACCTGGGAGAACATCGTCACCGCCTGCGCGCCCTGCAACCTGGCCAAGGGCGGGCGCACGCCGCGCGAGGCCCACATGCACCCGCACCGGGCGCCGCGACGGCCATCGATGCACGAACTGCAGGAGCGTGGGCGACGGTTCCCGCCAGGCCACCTGCACGAAAGCTGGCTCGACTACCTGTACTGGGACATCGAGCTTGAGGCTTGA
- a CDS encoding EamA family transporter, which translates to MNNRALPLIALLLGACAIGFAPIFVRLTETGPAAGGFWRLALALPMLAPFVFRKGEPSPGLPSLPLVFAGVFFAADLAFWHYGIGMTSVANATVLANLTPIVVTIVGFLVFKERVGPIFLAGMALGLLGAWTMAEGRGAVAPGSNPPLGDILSAATALWYAAYFLCVRQARVRFGTMAVMFWSSLVGAIGLAVIMLALGEDILPASLAGWGACLGLAIVHVTGQGAIAWALGRLPTATASVVVLVQPAVAALLGWLIFTEAMTPLQGLGALTALAGVALAQWAAARDQARSDLARNNPLT; encoded by the coding sequence GTGAACAACAGAGCGCTCCCCCTCATCGCCCTGCTGCTCGGCGCCTGCGCCATCGGCTTTGCGCCCATCTTCGTGCGCCTGACCGAGACCGGCCCCGCTGCCGGCGGCTTCTGGCGCCTGGCGCTGGCCCTGCCGATGCTGGCGCCCTTCGTGTTCCGGAAGGGTGAGCCCAGCCCCGGCCTGCCCTCCCTGCCCCTGGTCTTCGCCGGGGTCTTCTTCGCCGCCGACCTGGCCTTCTGGCACTACGGCATCGGCATGACCTCGGTGGCCAACGCCACGGTGCTGGCCAACCTGACCCCCATCGTCGTCACCATCGTGGGCTTCCTGGTCTTCAAGGAGCGGGTCGGACCCATCTTCCTGGCCGGCATGGCGCTCGGGCTGCTCGGGGCCTGGACCATGGCCGAGGGTCGCGGCGCCGTCGCCCCCGGAAGCAACCCGCCGCTCGGCGACATTCTCTCGGCCGCCACCGCCCTCTGGTACGCCGCCTACTTCCTGTGCGTCCGCCAGGCCCGGGTCCGCTTCGGGACCATGGCGGTGATGTTCTGGTCCAGCCTGGTCGGGGCCATCGGCCTGGCCGTCATCATGCTGGCGCTGGGCGAGGACATCCTCCCCGCCAGCCTCGCCGGCTGGGGCGCCTGCCTGGGCCTCGCCATCGTCCACGTCACCGGCCAGGGCGCCATCGCCTGGGCGCTGGGCCGCCTGCCGACCGCCACCGCCAGCGTCGTCGTCCTGGTCCAGCCGGCCGTCGCCGCCCTGCTCGGCTGGCTGATCTTCACCGAAGCCATGACCCCGCTGCAGGGCCTCGGCGCCCTCACCGCCCTGGCTGGGGTGGCGCTGGCGCAGTGGGCGGCGGCGCGCGACCAGGCGCGATCCGATCTGGCGCGTAACAACCCCCTGACGTAA
- a CDS encoding TetR/AcrR family transcriptional regulator — protein sequence MSTAAVADTRPYHHGDLRRALVDAAIRILEREGPSALSLRAVAREAGVSPAAPYHHFKDKGELLEAVAHVGWEALGDGMAAVQGKVPDLSSLMTEIGVAYVRFSQDHPALYRVMYDTARDKDSLPEGMQDKEDGAYCLVRNTFRDAAGPDVADVDIELATIAAWCAAHGLAEMSGFAQFNPLKEAFGGDAGFLRAVLSHLGMFQAKHGKAD from the coding sequence ATGAGCACCGCCGCTGTTGCCGATACCCGCCCCTATCACCATGGTGACCTGCGCCGCGCGCTGGTCGACGCCGCCATCCGGATTCTGGAGCGCGAGGGGCCGAGCGCCCTCAGCCTGCGGGCCGTGGCCCGTGAGGCCGGGGTCAGCCCGGCGGCGCCCTACCACCATTTCAAGGACAAGGGCGAACTGCTGGAGGCGGTCGCCCACGTCGGCTGGGAAGCGCTCGGCGACGGCATGGCCGCCGTGCAGGGTAAGGTCCCCGATCTCTCCAGCCTGATGACCGAAATCGGCGTGGCCTATGTCCGCTTCTCCCAGGACCACCCGGCGCTCTACCGGGTCATGTACGACACCGCCCGCGACAAGGACTCCCTGCCGGAGGGCATGCAGGACAAGGAAGACGGCGCCTACTGCCTGGTCCGCAATACCTTCCGCGACGCCGCCGGGCCTGATGTGGCCGACGTCGATATCGAACTGGCCACCATCGCCGCCTGGTGCGCCGCCCATGGCCTGGCCGAAATGAGCGGCTTTGCGCAGTTCAATCCGCTGAAGGAAGCCTTCGGCGGCGACGCCGGCTTCCTGCGCGCCGTGCTCAGCCACCTGGGCATGTTCCAGGCGAAGCACGGCAAGGCCGACTGA